One window of the Zea mays cultivar B73 chromosome 3, Zm-B73-REFERENCE-NAM-5.0, whole genome shotgun sequence genome contains the following:
- the LOC100383633 gene encoding transcription associated factor1 isoform X2, whose translation MADPPPVAASALPAQPDQVAASVSTPQNPNPNPLLSPQIPPSPTVSDLSAHISSPQQLDPVAAAAAASGGGGSMDYPPRPPQLQAPSPTQAGPGAAGFGQIPRSGSASRLSTASQLQQYAARMYGGQMSFSGGGGLVGQQQQLAGRTPVLGQGQLGMLQGQGNAGSAAHFGLQSQMMAQARQKGMAQGTQLNNANTAQALQGMQHMGVMGTMGMNQMRPNGTIPYGAQQRFAHAQMRPQASQQPALSPQVPGQGLSRTASIAALNSQLSGSSQNGQMVAMSMPQQQQWLKQIQSSMGSPVSPQQQYQQQRLLFMQQLQQKTGLSQQQLLQIQQQHPHLTAQQLIQQQQILQQFQQQQLLQSPRVSASGSQKSANLTGSQPGTPLSGGTMTGGSASQGAEGTSQLLGKRKIQDLVAQVDPLGKVDPEVEDLLLEIADDFIDSVTAFACTLAKHRKSSVVEAKDVLLHLERNWHLSVPGFSREDKNPQRNSVKPLVDPQQSESDVTGIRGTSNKLGANNSVGNHQIRPPMAETSAVPTVGSLSKAPRF comes from the exons ATGGCGGATCCGCCGCCCGTGGCTGCCTCCGCCTTGCCGGCGCAGCCCGACCAGGTCGCCGCCTCCGTGTCCACCCCGCAGAACCCCAACCCTAACCCCCTCCTCTCCCCCCAAATCCCCCCGTCCCCGACCGTCTCCGACCTCTCCGCGCACATCTCGTCCCCTCAGCAGCTCGACCCGGTGGCTGCGGCAGCTGCCGCTTCGGGCGGCGGGGGATCCATGGATTACCCCCCGCGCCCGCCGCAGCTGCAGGCGCCTTCGCCCACGCAGGCGGGGCCCGGCGCCGCCGGGTTTGGCCAGATCCCCCGCTCGGGGTCGGCCTCACGCCTCTCCACGGCCAGCCAGCTCCAGCAGTACGCGGCTAGGATGTACGGCGGGCAGATGAGCTTCTCGGGTGGCGGAGGTCTCGTGGGCCAACAGCAGCAGCTGGCGGGGCGCACCCCCGTGCTTGGGCAGGGCCAGCTGGGGATGCTGCAAGGCCAGGGTAACGCGGGATCTGCGGCACATTTTGGGCTTCAGTCGCAGATGATGGCGCAG GCTAGGCAAAAGGGCATGGCACAAGGCACCCAATTGAATAATGCTAATACAGCTCAAGCGCTACAAGGGATGCAGCACATGGGTGTCATGGGTACTATGGGGATGAACCAGATGAGACCAAATGGAACTATTCCCTATGGTGCTCAACAAAGGTTCGCCCATGCGCAAATGAGACCACAAGCGTCTCAACAACCTGCACTGTCTCCACAG GTGCCTGGTCAAGGTCTGTCGAGGACAGCATCAATTGCAGCATTAAATTCACAActgtctggatcatcacaaaatggACAGATGGTGGCAATGTCTATGCCTCAGCAACAGCAGTGGTTGAAGCAAATACAATCATCCATGGGCTCACCAGTTTCCCCACAGCAACAATATCAGCAGCAGAGGCTCCTGTTTATGCAGCAACTGCAGCAGAAGACAGGATTGAGCCAACAACAACTTCTCCAAATCCAACAACAGCATCCACATCTCACTGCCCAACAGCTGATTCAGCAGCAACAAATTTTGCAGCAGTTTCAGCAGCAGCAACTGCTACAATCTCCGCGTGTTTCAGCATCTGGTTCACAGAAGTCTGCGAACCTTACAGGCTCGCAGCCGGGTACACCATTGTCAGGTGGAACCATGACTGGTGGAAGTGCAAGTCAGGGAGCCGAAGGAACTAGCCAACTTCTTGGGAAAAGAAAAATACAAGATCTGGTTGCACAG GTAGACCCCCTAGGCAAGGTTGACCCTGAAGTGGAGGATTTACTTCTAGAAATCGCCGATGACTTCATTGACTCG GTGACTGCATTTGCGTGTACCTTGGCAAAGCACAGGAAATCATCAGTTGTCGAAGCCAAGGATGTGTTGCTGCACTTAG AAAGAAATTGGCATTTATCTGTTCCTGGTTTCTCAAGGGAGGATAAGAATCCCCAAAGAAATTCT GTAAAGCCATTGGTAGATCCCCAACAATCAGAAAGTGACGTTACTGGTATTAGAGGTACAAGCAATAAACTAGGTGCTAATAACTCAGTTGGCAACCATCAAATACGACCTCCAATGGCAGAAACTTCGGCTGTGCCAACAGTGGGCTCTCTATCGAAAGCCCCTCGCTTCTAA
- the LOC118476818 gene encoding UDP-arabinopyranose mutase 3: protein MVPEIGMKFQDEPFDWIKKTFFEKPQPEVAKDPSGKDINALEQHIKNLLSPSTPFFFNTLYDPYRVGADFVRGYPYSLREGVPTVVSHGLWLNIPDYDAPTQLLKPLERNTRYVDAILTIPKGTLFPMCGMNLAFDRELIGPAMYFGLWVMASLLDLFCSHLTGLRKLSSRNPNQRHKRLASLQLWYITFVWDGS, encoded by the exons ATGGTGCCTGAAATTGGCATGAAGTTTCAGGATGAG CCATTTGACTGGATTAAGAAAACTTTCTTCGAGAAACCCCAACCAGAG GTTGCCAAGGATCCATCAGGGAAGGACATCAATGCACTTGAGCAGCACATCAAGAACCTCCTAAGCCCTTCCACCCCATTTTTCTTCAATACTCTGTACGACCCTTACCGTGTTGGCGCCGATTTTGTTCGTGGGTACCCCTACAGCCTTCGTGAGGGTGTCCCAACTGTTGTTTCTCACGGGCTTTGGCTCAACATTCCAGACTACGATGCCCCTACCCAGCTTCTTAAGCCCCTTGAGAGAAACACcag GTATGTGGATGCTATTCTTACGATCCCAAAGGGCACCCTCTTTCCTATGTGTGGAATGAACCTTGCATTTGACCGTGAGCTCATTGGTCCTGCAATGTACTTTGGTCTTTGGGTGATGGCCAGCCTATTGGACTTGTTTTGCAGCCATTTGACTGGATTAAGAAAACTTTCTTCGAGAAACCCCAACCAGAGGCATAAAAGGCTTGCAAGTCTGCAACTTTGGTACATCACTTTTGTCTGGGATGGTTCCTGA
- the LOC100274159 gene encoding uncharacterized protein isoform X1 yields the protein MNGSGGGGEGGGGAEEMEEDGVPGCAKGAGAGNKERVVLMWGYLPGVSPQRSPLLGPVPVRLPPAAAAAAGDGWRDVCGGGCGFAMAISESGKLLTWGSADDMGQSYVTAGKHEETPEAFPLPRGVAIVRADAGWAHCVAITDEGDVYTWGWKECVPTGRVIGDQSSVGTKEKDERQMAMATDQVSPRSQVSRTSSGAASGPSESRGTDDSTKRRRLSSAKHGPESSTSSDESLSAPPCVVTFNTGVKIVSVAAGGRHTLALSDLGQVWGWGYGGEGQLGLGSRIRTVSSPHPVPCIESALYSKDRPSAMKDSGALLTFGWGLYGQCGQGNTDDVLSPTCVSSILGSKMQDVAAGLWHTVCTSVDGDVYSFGGNQFGQLGTGSDQAETVPKLVDATSLENKNARSVSCGARHSAIITDEGEVFCWGWNKYGQLGLGDSMDRNVPCSVPVDAYHPLNVSCGWWHTLVLADSPT from the exons ATGAACGGCAGCGGCGGAGGaggagagggagggggaggggcggaAGAGATGGAGGAGGACGGCGTCCCCGGCTGCGCGAAAGGGGCGGGCGCGGGGAATAAGGAGCGGGTGGTGCTGATGTGGGGGTACCTGCCCGGCGTGTCGCCGCAGCGCTCGCCGCTGCTCGGACCGGTCCCCGTGAGGCTGCCCCCGGCAGCGGCGGCCGCCGCCGGTGATGGGTGGAGAGACGTGTGCGGCGGAGGGTGCGGCTTCGCTATGGCCATCTCTG AGTCTGGAAAACTCCTCACTTGGGGTTCTGCTGATGACATGGGCCAAAGTTATGTGACTGCTGGGAAGCACGAG GAGACTCCAGAGGCTTTTCCACTTCCTAGAGGCGTCGCAATAGTGCGGGCAGATGCTGGATGGGCTCACTGTGTTGCAATAACAG ATGAAGGTGATGTTTATACATGGGGTTGGAAAGAGTGTGTTCCAACTGGAAGGGTTATTGGAGACCAATCTTCAGTTGGAACCAAGGAGAAGGATGAAAGACAAATGGCAATGGCCACTGACCAAG TGAGCCCCAGGTCGCAGGTGTCTAGGACAAGCAGCGGGGCAGCATCTGGTCCTTCTGAAAGCAGAGGCACTGATGATAGCACAAAGCGACGAAGGTTGTCTTCAGCAAAACATGGCCCTGAGAGCTCGACATCCAGTGACGAAAGTCTTTCCGCACCCCCTTGTGTTGTGACATTTAATACAGGAGTGAAAATAGTGTCTGTAGCTGCTGGTGGTCGTCATACATTAGCACTGTCAG ATTTAGGTCAGGTATGGGGTTGGGGATATGGAGGAGAAGGGCAACTAGGTCTGGGCTCTAGAATCCGAACTGTTTCTTCTCCCCATCCTGTACCGTGCATTGAATCAGCACTATACAGCAAGGATCGCCCATCAGCTATGAAAG ATTCAGGAGCTCTTCTTACATTTGGGTGGGGGCTGTATGGACAG TGTGGACAAGGGAATACAGATGATGTTTTAAGTCCAACGTGTGTATCGTCTATCCTGGGATCCAAGATGCAAGACGTTGCTGCGGGTCTGTGGCACACTGTATGTACATCCGTAGATGGTGATGTTTATTCCTTTGGAGGAAACCAGTTTGGGCAGCTTGGCACTGGTTCTGATCAGGCTGAG ACTGTTCCAAAATTGGTAGATGCTACCAGCCTAGAGAATAAGAATGCCAGATCTGTTTCTTGTGGAGCTCGCCATAGTGCTATTATAACAG ATGAAGGCGAGGTATTCTGCTGGGGATGGAACAAGTACGGCCAG CTTGGCCTTGGCGACTCAATGGACAGGAACGTGCCTTGCAGTGTTCCTGTGGACGCTTACCACCCCCTAAACGTGTCCTGTGGCTGGTGGCACACCTTGGTGCTCGCGGACTCGCCTACTTGA
- the LOC100383633 gene encoding transcription associated factor1 isoform X1, which translates to MADPPPVAASALPAQPDQVAASVSTPQNPNPNPLLSPQIPPSPTVSDLSAHISSPQQLDPVAAAAAASGGGGSMDYPPRPPQLQAPSPTQAGPGAAGFGQIPRSGSASRLSTASQLQQYAARMYGGQMSFSGGGGLVGQQQQLAGRTPVLGQGQLGMLQGQGNAGSAAHFGLQSQMMAQARQKGMAQGTQLNNANTAQALQGMQHMGVMGTMGMNQMRPNGTIPYGAQQRFAHAQMRPQASQQPALSPQKVPGQGLSRTASIAALNSQLSGSSQNGQMVAMSMPQQQQWLKQIQSSMGSPVSPQQQYQQQRLLFMQQLQQKTGLSQQQLLQIQQQHPHLTAQQLIQQQQILQQFQQQQLLQSPRVSASGSQKSANLTGSQPGTPLSGGTMTGGSASQGAEGTSQLLGKRKIQDLVAQVDPLGKVDPEVEDLLLEIADDFIDSVTAFACTLAKHRKSSVVEAKDVLLHLERNWHLSVPGFSREDKNPQRNSVKPLVDPQQSESDVTGIRGTSNKLGANNSVGNHQIRPPMAETSAVPTVGSLSKAPRF; encoded by the exons ATGGCGGATCCGCCGCCCGTGGCTGCCTCCGCCTTGCCGGCGCAGCCCGACCAGGTCGCCGCCTCCGTGTCCACCCCGCAGAACCCCAACCCTAACCCCCTCCTCTCCCCCCAAATCCCCCCGTCCCCGACCGTCTCCGACCTCTCCGCGCACATCTCGTCCCCTCAGCAGCTCGACCCGGTGGCTGCGGCAGCTGCCGCTTCGGGCGGCGGGGGATCCATGGATTACCCCCCGCGCCCGCCGCAGCTGCAGGCGCCTTCGCCCACGCAGGCGGGGCCCGGCGCCGCCGGGTTTGGCCAGATCCCCCGCTCGGGGTCGGCCTCACGCCTCTCCACGGCCAGCCAGCTCCAGCAGTACGCGGCTAGGATGTACGGCGGGCAGATGAGCTTCTCGGGTGGCGGAGGTCTCGTGGGCCAACAGCAGCAGCTGGCGGGGCGCACCCCCGTGCTTGGGCAGGGCCAGCTGGGGATGCTGCAAGGCCAGGGTAACGCGGGATCTGCGGCACATTTTGGGCTTCAGTCGCAGATGATGGCGCAG GCTAGGCAAAAGGGCATGGCACAAGGCACCCAATTGAATAATGCTAATACAGCTCAAGCGCTACAAGGGATGCAGCACATGGGTGTCATGGGTACTATGGGGATGAACCAGATGAGACCAAATGGAACTATTCCCTATGGTGCTCAACAAAGGTTCGCCCATGCGCAAATGAGACCACAAGCGTCTCAACAACCTGCACTGTCTCCACAG AAGGTGCCTGGTCAAGGTCTGTCGAGGACAGCATCAATTGCAGCATTAAATTCACAActgtctggatcatcacaaaatggACAGATGGTGGCAATGTCTATGCCTCAGCAACAGCAGTGGTTGAAGCAAATACAATCATCCATGGGCTCACCAGTTTCCCCACAGCAACAATATCAGCAGCAGAGGCTCCTGTTTATGCAGCAACTGCAGCAGAAGACAGGATTGAGCCAACAACAACTTCTCCAAATCCAACAACAGCATCCACATCTCACTGCCCAACAGCTGATTCAGCAGCAACAAATTTTGCAGCAGTTTCAGCAGCAGCAACTGCTACAATCTCCGCGTGTTTCAGCATCTGGTTCACAGAAGTCTGCGAACCTTACAGGCTCGCAGCCGGGTACACCATTGTCAGGTGGAACCATGACTGGTGGAAGTGCAAGTCAGGGAGCCGAAGGAACTAGCCAACTTCTTGGGAAAAGAAAAATACAAGATCTGGTTGCACAG GTAGACCCCCTAGGCAAGGTTGACCCTGAAGTGGAGGATTTACTTCTAGAAATCGCCGATGACTTCATTGACTCG GTGACTGCATTTGCGTGTACCTTGGCAAAGCACAGGAAATCATCAGTTGTCGAAGCCAAGGATGTGTTGCTGCACTTAG AAAGAAATTGGCATTTATCTGTTCCTGGTTTCTCAAGGGAGGATAAGAATCCCCAAAGAAATTCT GTAAAGCCATTGGTAGATCCCCAACAATCAGAAAGTGACGTTACTGGTATTAGAGGTACAAGCAATAAACTAGGTGCTAATAACTCAGTTGGCAACCATCAAATACGACCTCCAATGGCAGAAACTTCGGCTGTGCCAACAGTGGGCTCTCTATCGAAAGCCCCTCGCTTCTAA
- the LOC100274159 gene encoding uncharacterized protein LOC100274159, whose translation MNGSGGGGEGGGGAEEMEEDGVPGCAKGAGAGNKERVVLMWGYLPGVSPQRSPLLGPVPVRLPPAAAAAAGDGWRDVCGGGCGFAMAISESGKLLTWGSADDMGQSYVTAGKHEETPEAFPLPRGVAIVRADAGWAHCVAITDEGDVYTWGWKECVPTGRVIGDQSSVGTKEKDERQMAMATDQVSPRSQVSRTSSGAASGPSESRGTDDSTKRRRLSSAKHGPESSTSSDESLSAPPCVVTFNTGVKIVSVAAGGRHTLALSDLGQVWGWGYGGEGQLGLGSRIRTVSSPHPVPCIESALYSKDRPSAMKGNKAAEGHVSKVLGNCVRAIACGGRHSAAVTDSGALLTFGWGLYGQCGQGNTDDVLSPTCVSSILGSKMQDVAAGLWHTVCTSVDGDVYSFGGNQFGQLGTGSDQAETVPKLVDATSLENKNARSVSCGARHSAIITDEGEVFCWGWNKYGQLGLGDSMDRNVPCSVPVDAYHPLNVSCGWWHTLVLADSPT comes from the exons ATGAACGGCAGCGGCGGAGGaggagagggagggggaggggcggaAGAGATGGAGGAGGACGGCGTCCCCGGCTGCGCGAAAGGGGCGGGCGCGGGGAATAAGGAGCGGGTGGTGCTGATGTGGGGGTACCTGCCCGGCGTGTCGCCGCAGCGCTCGCCGCTGCTCGGACCGGTCCCCGTGAGGCTGCCCCCGGCAGCGGCGGCCGCCGCCGGTGATGGGTGGAGAGACGTGTGCGGCGGAGGGTGCGGCTTCGCTATGGCCATCTCTG AGTCTGGAAAACTCCTCACTTGGGGTTCTGCTGATGACATGGGCCAAAGTTATGTGACTGCTGGGAAGCACGAG GAGACTCCAGAGGCTTTTCCACTTCCTAGAGGCGTCGCAATAGTGCGGGCAGATGCTGGATGGGCTCACTGTGTTGCAATAACAG ATGAAGGTGATGTTTATACATGGGGTTGGAAAGAGTGTGTTCCAACTGGAAGGGTTATTGGAGACCAATCTTCAGTTGGAACCAAGGAGAAGGATGAAAGACAAATGGCAATGGCCACTGACCAAG TGAGCCCCAGGTCGCAGGTGTCTAGGACAAGCAGCGGGGCAGCATCTGGTCCTTCTGAAAGCAGAGGCACTGATGATAGCACAAAGCGACGAAGGTTGTCTTCAGCAAAACATGGCCCTGAGAGCTCGACATCCAGTGACGAAAGTCTTTCCGCACCCCCTTGTGTTGTGACATTTAATACAGGAGTGAAAATAGTGTCTGTAGCTGCTGGTGGTCGTCATACATTAGCACTGTCAG ATTTAGGTCAGGTATGGGGTTGGGGATATGGAGGAGAAGGGCAACTAGGTCTGGGCTCTAGAATCCGAACTGTTTCTTCTCCCCATCCTGTACCGTGCATTGAATCAGCACTATACAGCAAGGATCGCCCATCAGCTATGAAAGGTAACAAGGCTGCTGAAGGACATGTCAGTAAAGTCTTGGGAAATTGTGTGAGGGCCATTGCTTGTGGAGGTCGTCACAGTGCTGCAGTAACAG ATTCAGGAGCTCTTCTTACATTTGGGTGGGGGCTGTATGGACAG TGTGGACAAGGGAATACAGATGATGTTTTAAGTCCAACGTGTGTATCGTCTATCCTGGGATCCAAGATGCAAGACGTTGCTGCGGGTCTGTGGCACACTGTATGTACATCCGTAGATGGTGATGTTTATTCCTTTGGAGGAAACCAGTTTGGGCAGCTTGGCACTGGTTCTGATCAGGCTGAG ACTGTTCCAAAATTGGTAGATGCTACCAGCCTAGAGAATAAGAATGCCAGATCTGTTTCTTGTGGAGCTCGCCATAGTGCTATTATAACAG ATGAAGGCGAGGTATTCTGCTGGGGATGGAACAAGTACGGCCAG CTTGGCCTTGGCGACTCAATGGACAGGAACGTGCCTTGCAGTGTTCCTGTGGACGCTTACCACCCCCTAAACGTGTCCTGTGGCTGGTGGCACACCTTGGTGCTCGCGGACTCGCCTACTTGA